In Gouania willdenowi chromosome 15, fGouWil2.1, whole genome shotgun sequence, one DNA window encodes the following:
- the LOC114476692 gene encoding zinc finger protein 135, translating to MEDSEAELMVSEAELVVSDADALGAEFITVELDTQPIEYVVKWAEAGSKFTLSCLKKEEEAELTEQLRVDAEDAFFAPYEEVFCEVTEQSVEVKTDSDGEYEDVQEVLLEADGTPPGDADSEPGDFEPEERPYHCSYCGKSYSHASSLYRHQQTHAAKLGAPPPPKRALEPNQEDGYTCPHCGLVFKGSRMLGSHLRLHGKRRIHPCNICGKEFNHSSSLSRHRLVHKKNGHASPKPATAARKQQHHHHRRLTPPQRTDGFYSCPQCDMSFRTSTLLNKHQVTHVKELLGGYTAGKENLSHASSDLKIRLKLCSRDKPNFYTLCKKSRRGRGRGRDPAFEYDDNYEEGGASGGAGHLSCSLCGKHFSHASSLARHQQTHSADGGGRSQQKQLRPKTKTFTCVACNKTFMHSSSFSRHKKAHLRQDAARLGGATHLGGATHLGGAELDETAPLESDSE from the exons ATGGAGGACTCGGAGGCGGAGCTCATGGTGTCAGAGGCGGAGCTTGTGGTGTCTGATGCAGACGCGCTTGGCGCAGAGTTCATCACCGTGGAGCTGGACACGCAGCCAATCGAGTACGTGGTGAAGTGGGCGGAGGCGGGGTCAAAGTTCACCCTGTCCTGCTTGAAGAAGGAGGAAGAGGCGGAGCTTACAGAGCAGCTGCGTGTGGACGCCGAGGACGCTTTCTTTGCCCCGTATGAAGAGGTGTTCTGTGAGGTGACGGAGCAGAGCGTGGAGGTAAAGACCGACTCTGACGGCGAATACGAGGACGTACAGGAAGTGTTGCTGGAGGCCGACGGCACTCCGCCCGGCGACGCTGACTCCGAGCCCGGCGACTTCGAGCCCGAGGAGCGGCCGTACCACTGCAGCTACTGCGGAAAGAGTTATAGCCACGCCTCCAGCCTCTATCGCCACCAGCAGACGCACGCCGCCAAGCTCGGAGCCCCACCCCCTCCCAAGAGAGCGCTGGAACCCAACCAGGAGGATGGCTACACATGCCCACACTGCGGACTGGTGTTCAAAGGCAGCAG GATGCTGGGCAGCCACCTACGTCTCCACGGGAAGAGGAGGATCCACCCCTGTAACATCTGTGGGAAGGAGTTCAACCACAGCTCCAGCCTGTCCCGCCATCGCCTCGTCCACAAGAAGAATGGACACGCCTCCCCCAAGCCCGCCACCGCCGCCCGTAAACAACAACACCACCACCATCGACGCCTCACGCCACCTCAGCGCACTGACGGCTTCTACAGCTGTCCTCAGTGCGACATGAGCTTCAGGACGTCCACGCTGCTCAACAAGCATCAG GTTACCCACGTCAAGGAGCTTCTGGGCGGATACACGGCAGGGAAGGAGAACTTAAGCCACGCCTCCTCCGACCTGAAGATCCGTCTGAAGCTCTGCTCTCGGGACAAACCGAACTTCTACACACTGTGCAAGAAGAGCCGGCGTGGGCGGGGCCGTGGCCGAGACCCCGCCTTTGAGTACGACGACAATTATGAGGAGGGCGGGGCCTCGGGCGGCGCCGGCCACCTTAGCTGCAGCCTGTGTGGTAAGCACTTTAGCCACGCCTCCAGCCTGGCCCGACACCAGCAGACGCACAGCGCTGATGGTGGGGGCCGGAGCCAGCAGAAGCAGCTCCGCCCCAAGACCAAGACGTTCACGTGCGTCGCCTGCAACAAGACCTTCATGCACTCGTCCAGCTTCTCCCGCCATAAGAAGGCCCACCTGCGGCAGGACGCCGCGCGCCTGGGCGGGGCCACACATCTGGGCGGGGCCACACACCTGGGTGGGGCTGAGCTGGATGAGACGGCGCCGCTGGAGTCTGACTCAGAGTGA